DNA from Danio aesculapii chromosome 10, fDanAes4.1, whole genome shotgun sequence:
ATATCTGGTCCAAGTGGACTGATTACATTACACTGCTCCATCCAATCTTCatagaaatatacaaatattactATCTAATTCCCATCCACAGAACAAACATTTTTCAGTTTACGACTCATTGCACTGCCCCTCTTAATCCTCTCTTTAGATTAGGAATTCACAGTTGATAATAACCTAAagttgagtgaataaataaagatttgaCCCTCTCTGACCTATGTATACTtagtattgatattatttatgttaccattttattgttactgttattattatatatattatttgataaaactttttttttattgtgttctgttactttatagtttgtaaaaaagaaaaatgtttcgCAGTGGGACATGTACACTCTCTTAAGTGGAAtcattgtactgtatttattgcaactacaaataaatttttttttaaagaatataaaattaacaaattaaaaacaaatcactttTAAGTGCCAACATCCAAAACTactatagacctgaacagtgcagtggcttatttATATCTAACAAAAAGTTGAACATTTAAAACGAACtaattttagagtagtaatcacaataccgtgaaatttttatccaTGGTCCATATCATACCTGCCCATGCCTAATGTGCACCTCTTGTAAAGGTGATTTGGAATGATAAttatagtgaaaaaaaaaaaaaaaaaaaaaaaaaaaaaatcactatacaaataaatacacttGAATGTAAACCATGCTAAATACAGATGCAAACAGGGTGTAAAGGATGCTTGACGATTTTTGACCACTTTAAATGGTTGTCGAAAACCCATTTATTGAGATTGCTTTCCTAGTGTAAACACATTTAGTCAAACTCACCTTCAGCAGGTCTCTGGACATATCTGAAGGATCGGTTAAGTGTAGTGTTATTCTGGTTCCCAGCTCTTCTGTGGCTCCTCCTGATTTCACCTATTTAACAATCAGTGATAAATGCTGCTATATAAGatcagcaaaaaaaatgtaagaagcATAGCGTAGTTTATTACTCCTACCTCATTGGTGCGATGTCCACAGCTATCGCAGTTAGTGGCCATTATAATGACCTCTTTAAAGTGTGGAATTTCTGCAACTGGATTAAGGGAACAATAAATTGTTTTGCTTAAATTATAACAAGCAATTTGAAAATGACTTAATGCACCAATTCTTCCTGCAGTGCCATTTTTACACAGAAATGCTCATTTAAGCCACAAATTGCTTTGCTTCAAATTGAAAATCTCCAAGGGCTCCCTTGTGTCATCATTGGTGAAAACAACAATTTTCTCTGGCTTGAAATAAACTGGTAAAAGCAGTATATTAAAATGATGGAAAGCTACTTGAATAGCAATttaacacacaacagacattaaGTTCAAAATGCATGGTGTATGCTAGCATACTTTAAAGGATACGGACAAGCTTCATGTTTGTATTAGCTGGAGCGTTGCATTCTGGGCAGTTAGTGTTGAACACTAATACCTCATTTCTCAGGGTGTCTAGATCATTGCCAGGACTCTCATCTGCTTTTTCTTCTTCAACCTAATATAAAAGAGATGATGGAAGTTGGAGAAACAGATTTTGCATTTCTGCACTTTTtaaacagttcatccaaaaactaATGCAGAGTTCAAACTGCACAATTTTAGCCCTGATTTGgactcactgacaggttttgcAAAATCTCTCGTAATAATCACAGTGTGAGCTATCAAGGAtgcaatctgagagaatcgctgatgagtcaccgacacccgtgagatatcTGGTATGCCAAAGATCTGGGGCCGGTAACACCAGCAGTGCACAAGTTAaaatgtagcctagttgtgactCAGCGAGACCCAAAGTTACAATTTAAGCACTACAAAAAtgtttgtgttgcaccactgaacttagtttaTGTTACAACTAAATATTTACGACAAGACAAAGTTGCgtcgattcttcctattgtaaagttacgcagtgtgaaaccccctgtggCCGACCCACCTTggagtgtaaacacagcagcattGACGGAATGCTACCTCGGATAGtcgtgcagtgtgaaaacatctgtggcGCCACTACTAGGAAAAtagtgcagtctgaactcggcataagactGCCAGCATTTGCTCCAAACCAATTTGAAAACCTGTCAGAAAGCTGAAAGAGCTGACTTGCTGCCCTTTCAGGCAGTGACTTTAGAGGCCAGATTTCCAAGAAAGCATAATGATTTGATCATGTATAAAATATAGAGCTTTGAGAATAAACGGAATATTTAGTAAGAATAAAAGGAATATTTAGAAAGCAAAGGAATATTTGCTTACTACAATACTAACATCTTGCTAGAAATGCTATCAAAAGTGAAAAACGTCAATCAAAAACATACTTTTACACCAAAAAAACAGACTCAAGCAAAGCTTTAAGACACCATATTTATATTTTGTCAGAAATGACAGGCACAGTATTGTAGGATATCTGACAGTATTGTGGCAGTGAGGGACAAATCTATGCTGTGATCAAAATTTGCATAGACAAATCTATGTTGTGATCAAAATTTGATTAGGAAGATGAACCTCTGGTGATAGGAAGCAGAAGAATTTGGATTCAGCCTTGATGCCTTCCCGCCTTGGGAACAACTTGAGGCCAGTGTTAATTTAGTCATCAAGGCTTTAAACAGAATCTTGACGGGCTCCTAGAATGAACAGCTAAATGCAGCGCATtctaaaaatatgtttgttttttgtctaaatTTTCAGCCTcgtcttttcattcatttaatgagTGGATCAAAGCATGTGCATTCAAAGTTTCCAGTTACATTAGCAAGGACCCCTCAATTTTCTCAGCAGTACAGATGCTGTAGCAGTTTCTCACCTCTATACCCAGAGCAGTGTTTTGTTGAGGAGTCCTTTTATAATGCGTCACAGAGAGAGCAGCGTCTTTCTGAGGTGCAAATGGGTTCTCGATAAAACTGTTCCCTGATGGATCGTCAATAATCTGTAGATAGAAATGAGGAATTTATTAGCTCTAGCATTACGACAATGAACAGGCAAAATGTGGATTAATTCTGTCAATCGTGCAAtcttttatcagttcactatctGTGAGACTTACTAATGTGAATTCATCATCTACTTCTTTAAGTTTCTTCAATCTCTGGATGAATTCCTCTATTTTTTCAGCTACAGCTGGATCTGTTACCTGCAACAAGGAGAGGAATGGTCACAAAACAGACCTGAAGACATTATAGCAGATGAAAAACAAGAATAGACAAGGATTTTCATAATTGAGCTTAATTATGATTAGGTCAAAATTGTAGACAGGTCAAAGAAGATACGACTGCTGTccacatcaaattaaatttacaaaaagtCCAAAATTCCATAtacaaaatgtatattaaatgcaagtgaaaataaaatacaatcctTTACTCCATCTAAATTCAGCATAATgggttattcaaaataaaactacatactgtgcttattaaatacatattacatAAAAGATTTAAGCATTAAAACTAAATTAGATTATATTATGAGGGATGAAAAACATCTTGACAACAAATAGGTAAACCTAGTAGGTTTACGAATggttaaagaaataaatacaattgcaaTGACAGTATTTTAtggggctgcacagtggcgcagcgGGTAGCCCGATcaagctcacagcaagaaggtcgctgtttcgagcctcggctgggtcagtaggcatttctgtgtggagtttgcatgttctccccatgttcgcgtgggtttcctccgggtgctccagttttccccacaagtccaaaaacatgagctatagttgaattgggtaggctaaattggccatggtgtatgagtgtgaatgtgtgtgtatggatgtttcccagttatgggctgcagctggaaaggcatccgctgcgtagatcatatgctggataagttggtagttcattacgctgtggtgaccccagataaaagaagggattaagccgaaaattaATGAAGTATTTTGGGgtgcactgtgatccttaaacaGAGTTCTAAACATATATATGACATGACTTTTTAGGCTGTCTTCTATAAATCATTGgggaaaattgtcattatttttcaCTATAAATACATACACTAGCGGTCAAACATTtgggttcagttttttttttttaagaaagttattgttcatcaaggtggcatttatttaatgtaattttttttttaacatttaataatattgtaaataactgcttgtatgtagtttcaaatgaaattattattccagtcattattgcttttattactattaccattaaaaataatatgaataataataacaataataagtaatattagagtgatttttgaaggatcatgtgactaaagactggagtaatgaagctcaAAATTCATCCTTAAAATCACTTGAAAAAACTACCTGTGAACGGTTATTTTATTGTgctataacatttcacaatttgtactgtaattttgaataaataaatgcagccttggtgagcaggagaagcttattttaaaacatttaaaatcatactgaccccacaCTTTTGATCGGTGGTGTacatataattaaaatgaaaaaaaaaaaataataataataatttaattttaatgtatgggGGAAAAGATGcttaaaaatattagtttgctTTGAtgctttaaaatctttttatctTCAACTCaattacataatataattaaTCATATAACCCCAAGCATaaaacagggtttctacaggtttcaacaaatcaaataagactttttttttggatctttaagaccattatgaataaatgtttagatttaaacaaggctaaatgctaaggttttttttgtaatggtccagttaaaaacattaaaaattttgCAAgtaagataattaaaccatatgttTATAAATAGAAACGGAGTTGGTAAatggagtaaataaatgaatagtgattggatgggtgttggtctgattgggtagctttacatggacataataaaattaagacctgtgaaaaatgatttaatacctacaacacaatattttagtcaatttaagactttaaggcggaaaattttgattttgaaactgaagacattttaagaccccgccgTCACCCTGATAAAAGCATTATTATAATAAGCAttctaaataaacacaattagtgTCAAATCTATAAAGCTGTTGAGGCGCACACCTTTCTTATAGGTTGGTCCTGTTCTAAACCCGCCACTGCTCTGTCCAGAAGGCCCTCGATTGTTGACAAAGCTAAACACATTTGGACAAAGACAAAAAGTTTGTTAGATTACCTTTTAACAAAATAACATTCTGTAGATGATACATAATGATACAAAACTCAAGCCAAATCATGGCTGCAACTGGGTCAAAGATATTTCAGAGTTTCATATTAAACttctataaaaacaaaaaacaaaaaaaaaaacaagtgattaTACTAAACACTTTTAAATTATTACAAGTGTTTGCTAACAAACGGGCAAATCCAAGTGGGCTTGAATGATGTtgtcaaagtaaataaataaaaacacccacacatacactttgtCTAGACAATTCCATTCcaagaaacaataataaataaaaaaaacttttaaatggacagtttttgatgttttttttttttctctgacccAACTGCAATAAAAAGCACCAAGAACTTCAAAACATTTATGAAGGCGGTGAAATAAAGATATTCAACTTACACCCCTTCTGTGTAAAAGCAGGAATTTCAAAATCAAGCTGTGGGATTCTGGTGGACGCACTGTCAGACTTCACAACCTCTCGGTTCATGTCCTGCACAAACATAAGACATGCTCGCTTAAAGATGATTTAGTAAacataataatgttaaaacattcTGCTGTTAGGTCCATCCTTACCCGTTTGGTCTTGACTTGTAGGGTGTACTGAACACCCTGTTCTTGTATCCGACCCGCTGACTGGATTTCTGTGTTGGACCAGTTACAGTGTGGACATGTGAAGGAGCTGATGATGATTTCTTTGAAGAAAGGGATTTTAGTAAGAAGAAGACGTGTGCTTCCCTGGAAAGCACATAAcattacatttgtttaaattaaatgtagaaGAAAAACACCATCCCTACttctaataatcataataaaaaagtaaGCTTCTTACATTTTCATAACAGTTCATGCACAAACTCTCGATGACTGTAGGTTGCTGATCTTCATCTTCCGcattaatatctttaaaaacGCTGCCGCGGACGCGCTCCTCTTCAATGACTGACATCCTGTAAGACACTGTAGGTTAAAACTATTTACAATCTCTAGTTCACTACAAAAAGTGGTTCGTTATTAACGAGTGGCGTTTTGCTAGAAGTTTCCAGGTGCTTTTCGCACGTTTTCTGCAATAGCCTCATGCGAGCTTGTATCACCACCGGGTCAGACGgagtgtcaaaataaaagtctcgaCCACAAATTTGTAATTGCATTTACCTCAACAACGGCTACACAGTTGCTGGACTAAATACtttgtttataaaaacaaatgtgcTTCGCAAGTCCCGAAATTAAAGTAAAAACGGTTCGATCACAGCCCTCTCAATGTTTGGCTTGAGTCAACTAAATAAATCACATTACACTTCGTTCACTTTGTCCCTTTTCTATTAGCTATGATATCTATCTAgctatttattaattagttaggTTAGTATAAAACAGGGGTGTTCATGATTTCATGCATTTTATTAGGTTTGCAGGATTTAGGATTTAGCTCTGCATCAGAGACTCTGGCTCCTCATCCTGAGAAGACAGCTGCCATAGGACATTTTAGCTTCAATTTTTTGTTTCATGGAATGAAGTGGTGTTGTACAGCTACACATATTTTTAACAGTCTAAAACCAAGTATGCTTGGAAAGTTGTTTTATaatagatgtttttaaaatgacataaaaaaaaacagtataggCCTATATAATTTCAACTAAGTCAGTGCATGTTTTATTGAGATTTGCAAAGAGTAAAGTCTATCTCTCCGCTTCTGTAAGTactaaataatttaatgtgcatgATTTCCACAATAAAACTATTAGTTATCACTTAGCCCATCAGATCATATTTAGTTTGAACATAATGGGAGGATGCTTTAAGCCAGCAGCCACAAGAAGGTGCTTCATTGGTTTGCCTCacacatttaggcccaatcccaattctatttttgtaccccttccccttgccccttgaaacagagtgtgaagaggaagggcttcaaaatgtacccgtaagaaatgggacagcactacaacacatgCACACGACAtcatgtcattgcgatctcttacttcatatgagatcagacgatcgcgactgctgttgTTATTCcttttgcgttattttttggtattcatcttcaggaaatcactgaaggcatgtattatgttatcataacgatctaatgtggcaattagatcgtaactgtactgtgcatttacaccgtggccatattcgtctatgtaaacacaagaaaacaacattaacattatagcagacaccgtAAAAAGCTAATTCCCAGCCACTatacttttctgacagggtattccagtgtcatcgagtgacagaatgttgtgggactactatacaggagttattattatggattataggaagctaaatttttttttttattagcgtttttttttcttcaagataaagagaattggcGTAAGggggtaaggggaaggactaaggggtagaattgggatttggcctTTGTTTTGCTAGCTAATGTATAAAACTACAAACCCTTATGAGATCAAACCCTGATCATGCATGCTCAAATTCTTTATattcattagtaaaaaaaaataaactcacagcaagaaggtcgctggtttgagtcccggctgggtcagttggcatttctgcatgttcttctcgtgttcgtgtgggtttcctccaggtgctctggttttccccacagtccaaagacatcagctataggtgaattgaaaaaactaaattggttgtactgtataagtgtgtgagtgaatgagtgtgtatgggtgtttcccagtactgggttgcgactagaagggcacatatatatatatatatatatatatatatatatatatatatatatatatatatatatatatatatatatatatatatatatatgtgtgtgtggtggttcattctgcagggactaagccaaaatacCAAAATACACTGTatgaaaatgatatatttttcttttattctgaaAATTAAGTAAAGATCCATGATTAACCTAAACATTTTATTAgcaatatgcattgctaagaacttaatttggacagcTTCAAAAGTCATTTTCTCCATATTTCTACGTCaccacatcaatggaaagcttattcatTCAGCTTttagatgatgtataaatctcagtttcaaaCCCTCATGAGTGGTTTTATGGTTCAAGGTCACATATAAGTCCTTTATTAAACTAAGGCTTTCAGGATtctacagtgctcaacataactgagtacaccccattgtgaaaatgaatatttttatccatttctcagtgaatatagataatgtattttgctgcatttaaacaaaacagatttattaaacggatatatttattaaaattatattttagaagcgaaacatatttagaaattgaaagataatacaattaaattcaagctaaatataaaaaaaaattacaaactacgaaatttttttttttccttttctcttgattttcttttcggcttagtcccttcattaatccggggtcgccacagcgaaatgaaccgccaacttatccagcacatgtttttcacagcggatgcccttccagctgcagcccatctctgggaaacatccatacacactcatacactacggacaatttagtctacccaatttacctataccgtccgcatgtctttggactgtgggggaaaccgaagcacccggaggaaacccacgcaaacgcggggagaacatgcaaactccacacagaaacgccaactgacccaacagaggctcgaaccagcaatcttcttgctgtgaggcaacagcactacctcctgcgccaccacgtcgcccctttaatatttttctataacatgggTGTACTagattttggaccgttattgtaagttattttgtactTACGCTGAGCGCTGTATGTTGTAGACCACACATTTCCTCTCAAGAAACTTAATGTTAAATCTTTCAGTGTGAGCCTCTCAGCCTCTGTCACTGCAGTGGACTTCATATTTAAGATTCATTCATCATATTGTGTATCCTTGACTAGATGCTATTGCCAAAAATACCCTAAAGCTTTATATTTTACCAATACAGCTGCGTAACAATGCCTTATTTGGGCTCTATGTTCCTTTAGATGGAAATggggaagtgtttttttttttttttagctgaagcGGTCAGTAGGTGGTGTGAATTTAATCATGTGATTTTTCCCATTACAAGCCTAATAAAGTCGTTCCTGTGTGTGCTCAGTTGGTGTTTTGTGTAAGCGCATACAGAGATGACACTTGTGATGACGCAGTCATCGCACTGTAATAGAAACTCTCAtctaaaaataattttagtttCACCGTCTTACGCTGTTATGTGGTTATGCTAAAAGTGGCCTGTAAATTTACATTAATTATTCACATAAATATCCAGATGTAAATAAGTCTAATTACAGAAAcctacatacacaaacaaaccaacatataaacaaacaaacaaacattatacttacagggtttctgcaggttttaccaagATACATTTTAGACTTATATAGGGGTAAAGGATTTTGattaaaatttattacatttaataataataatttaataagaaaagtataggtcaggtcagtttcctgagcagtaaataaatggagaacttttaaacaaatgttactgtaatacTAATTGAAACACTGACAGGAATAAGTGACCAACAAATCTTTgatcatatttaaattattaaaaaactaaTGGGTAAAACCTATTTTTTAAGGACAGTGACCAAgtataaagaattacaaataacatataccaacataatctaatataatataatataatataatataatataatataatataatataatataatataatataatataatataatataatataattaaattaaactaaattaaattaaattaaattaaattaaattaaattaaattaaattaaatttttaagttgCAACATAAGTGTTAACCATGTCATTAGATTAAATATGTGATAACAACCTAATAGGTCAAAAGGTGGCAAGTGTGGATTTTTTAAGAGAACCACTGGCTGAAATGCCCCTGAAACTTCAcacataattttattaaattagcaGAGGGGGAAAGACCATGACATTTGGTGATGTCATGGAAGCCGCTCTCTTTAAAAGAGTCTAAGCAGAGGAAGTGAGCTTCAGAGTACACAAGCGCGCAGAATGGAGATCAAAAAAGCCTTTGTTATTCACTTTCTCATGTTGATCACAGCAGGTAAGACAAACGCATTTCTCATTTACAACCGCTTATACATCTCTGACTAAGTGTTGTTTTGGCTGGATAGTTTGAAAATGTGGTGGCAGGTAGTTTATACTGTTACAGAAGGAATTTGATGCATGTTTTATTGTATGATGGTGTATGATATAACCAGATCAGTCGTTTTACTGTACTGTCATTTTAATTAGTGTACAGTTGCATGTAAATATGTTATATATTCTGATGTTATTCATGATATATGAAAAGGAAACTAAAATATCAATGAACAGAATTtttctgtagcatttttacagtcaaAAATCATGTTTATTATGTTAAAGAATAAGTGATGTTGCAAAACTGTCATAGAAATTTTGTTACTGGGTGGATTGATATAACTAGTTTGCTCATATTGCCATTGTTGGAAATATTCTTGCAATATTCAATGCAGCTTGACATTAATGGACCGTACTATAGAACACaactcattcatgttgtcccaacagaaatcaattaagttaactattatcttttaagtagattgaacataaaccaattaagttgtcccaaataaatctcaagagttgtgtcgtttcagctcattttaaataagttgtttgaaca
Protein-coding regions in this window:
- the zpr1 gene encoding zinc finger protein ZPR1, encoding MSVIEEERVRGSVFKDINAEDEDQQPTVIESLCMNCYENGSTRLLLTKIPFFKEIIISSFTCPHCNWSNTEIQSAGRIQEQGVQYTLQVKTKRDMNREVVKSDSASTRIPQLDFEIPAFTQKGSLSTIEGLLDRAVAGLEQDQPIRKVTDPAVAEKIEEFIQRLKKLKEVDDEFTLIIDDPSGNSFIENPFAPQKDAALSVTHYKRTPQQNTALGIEVEEEKADESPGNDLDTLRNEVLVFNTNCPECNAPANTNMKLVQIPHFKEVIIMATNCDSCGHRTNEVKSGGATEELGTRITLHLTDPSDMSRDLLKSETCSVLIPELEFELGMAALGGKFTTVEGLLKDIKELIVSKNPFMCGDSSAADRIEKLKLFGQKIDKIMAGEMDVHIVLDDPAGNSYLQNVYAPDPDPEMKIEKYTRTFEQNEDLGLNDMKTEGYAEK